A single window of Leptolyngbyaceae cyanobacterium DNA harbors:
- the codA gene encoding cytosine deaminase — MSLKFYDLLLHRCRLKDGEVDIGIADGKISAIAPHLSEPAQLEIDIQGKLVSPPFVESHIHLDSALTAGEPRWNQSGTLFEGIEIWRERKQSLTLEDVKERALKTLKLQASQGVLFVRSHADVSESSLTALQGLLAVRELVKDWMTLQVVAFPQDGIYGHSKNEELLEEALKLGADVVGGIPHYEFTREDGVKSVHRIFELAEKYDRLIDIHCDEIDDEQSRFLEVVAAGAIRTGLNEKVTASHTTAFGSYNNAYAGKLMGFLQRAKINFIANPLINITLQGRTDTYPKRRGVTRVKELWQAGLNVSLGHDCIQDPWYSLGTGNMLDVAHMAVHVCQMTGMAEIDACFDMVTTHGAKTLHLEDKYGIEVGKPANLIVLDADNTFDAIRRRATVLYVISQGKLLGEG; from the coding sequence ATGAGTTTAAAGTTTTATGATTTATTGTTGCATCGTTGTCGTTTGAAGGATGGGGAAGTTGATATTGGGATTGCGGATGGTAAAATTAGCGCGATCGCACCTCATCTAAGTGAACCCGCACAATTAGAAATAGATATCCAAGGAAAATTAGTCAGTCCGCCATTTGTAGAATCTCACATTCATTTAGATTCAGCTTTAACGGCGGGAGAACCGCGATGGAATCAAAGCGGCACTTTATTTGAAGGAATCGAAATTTGGCGAGAACGCAAACAAAGTTTAACCTTGGAAGATGTGAAAGAAAGGGCGCTAAAAACTCTTAAGTTACAAGCCTCCCAAGGTGTGTTGTTCGTGCGTTCTCACGCAGATGTGAGCGAATCTAGTTTAACGGCGCTGCAAGGTTTGTTGGCAGTGCGAGAATTAGTGAAAGATTGGATGACTTTGCAGGTAGTGGCTTTTCCCCAAGATGGCATTTACGGACATTCTAAAAATGAAGAATTACTGGAAGAAGCATTAAAGTTAGGTGCAGATGTGGTGGGGGGAATTCCGCATTATGAATTTACCCGCGAAGATGGGGTAAAATCGGTGCATCGGATATTTGAATTAGCTGAAAAATATGATCGATTAATTGATATTCATTGCGATGAAATAGATGATGAGCAATCGCGCTTTTTAGAAGTGGTGGCAGCGGGTGCAATTCGTACTGGTTTGAATGAAAAAGTAACTGCCAGCCACACTACAGCATTTGGTTCTTATAATAATGCTTATGCTGGTAAATTAATGGGCTTTTTACAACGAGCGAAAATCAATTTTATTGCTAATCCTTTAATCAATATAACGCTGCAAGGACGGACTGATACTTATCCCAAACGGCGAGGCGTGACGCGGGTGAAAGAGTTGTGGCAAGCAGGACTTAACGTGAGTTTGGGTCATGATTGCATCCAAGACCCCTGGTATAGTTTGGGAACAGGAAATATGTTGGATGTGGCGCACATGGCGGTTCACGTTTGTCAGATGACGGGGATGGCTGAAATTGATGCTTGTTTCGATATGGTGACGACGCATGGAGCTAAAACTTTGCATCTAGAAGATAAATATGGTATTGAAGTGGGTAAACCTGCTAATTTAATTGTTTTGGATGCTGATAATACTTTTGATGCGATTCGCCGTCGCGCTACGGTGCTTTATGTAATTTCTCAAGGAAAATTATTAGGTGAAGGGTGA